A genome region from Microcella alkaliphila includes the following:
- the dnaG gene encoding DNA primase, protein MAGRIRRSDIDEVRTRVNIADVVGDYVTLKSAGVGSMKGLCPFHDERSPSFHVRPQVGFYHCFGCGEGGDVFTFLQKMDHMTFAESVERLAARIGYALQYEDGGPAVDQGNRRRILAANEAAEAFFRAQLATPEAEPARGFLGERGFDAIAAERFGVGYAPNAYDAVGSHLRAKGFTAEEILAAGLQGQGDRSPYDRFRGRLIWPIRDTTGATLGFGARRLLESDKGPKYLNTPETPVYHKAKVLYGLDLAKRDIARGKQAVVVEGYTDVMACHLAGVTTAVATCGTAFGGDHITMLRRVMGDTENADTMQLGEVIFTFDPDEAGQKAASRAFADEQRFAAQTFVAVAPDGLDPCDLRLERGDEAVRQLVSTRRPMFEFMIRRQLDQFDLETVEGRVAAVRAAAPVVARIRDRALSSGYVRQVAGWIGVDTADVQRAVTAASRTPSPSDARGPGTRTAPDRAPSGPQAAAATPDLSGGPASRPGESAAGGVPAAPAIGLAQLPNDPVTRLERELLMALLQHPEDVPRETAQRALATAFSQPALATVRDALIAAFEHYGTAHWARMVSEEAPGAFAPLVTQLAIAPLPVRDDHVAEYCAGITTSLIERDLLRRKAELLGALQRTDQAADPTRYRDLQTQLMTIEAERRRVRGDL, encoded by the coding sequence GTGGCCGGCCGCATTCGACGTAGTGACATCGACGAGGTGCGTACCCGCGTCAACATCGCCGACGTCGTCGGCGACTACGTCACGTTAAAGAGCGCGGGCGTGGGCTCGATGAAGGGCCTGTGCCCCTTCCACGACGAGCGCAGTCCCAGCTTCCACGTGCGCCCCCAGGTCGGCTTCTATCACTGCTTCGGTTGCGGTGAGGGCGGTGACGTGTTCACCTTCCTGCAGAAGATGGACCACATGACGTTCGCCGAGTCGGTCGAGCGTCTCGCGGCGCGCATCGGCTACGCCCTGCAGTACGAGGACGGCGGACCCGCTGTCGACCAGGGCAATCGGCGGCGCATCCTGGCCGCGAACGAGGCGGCCGAAGCGTTCTTCCGCGCCCAGCTCGCGACGCCCGAGGCGGAGCCCGCCCGCGGCTTTCTCGGCGAGCGCGGCTTCGATGCGATAGCGGCCGAGCGTTTCGGGGTCGGCTACGCGCCGAACGCCTACGACGCTGTTGGCTCTCACCTGCGTGCGAAGGGTTTCACGGCTGAGGAGATCCTGGCCGCCGGGCTTCAGGGCCAGGGCGACCGCAGCCCGTATGACCGCTTTCGGGGCCGCCTCATCTGGCCGATTCGCGACACGACGGGGGCGACCCTCGGCTTCGGCGCCCGGCGTCTGCTCGAGAGCGACAAGGGCCCGAAGTACCTGAACACCCCCGAGACGCCGGTCTACCACAAGGCCAAGGTGCTGTATGGGCTCGACCTCGCGAAGCGCGACATCGCACGCGGCAAGCAGGCGGTCGTCGTCGAGGGCTATACCGACGTCATGGCCTGCCACCTGGCCGGCGTCACCACCGCGGTTGCGACCTGTGGCACGGCGTTCGGCGGCGACCACATCACCATGCTGCGCCGCGTGATGGGGGACACCGAGAACGCCGATACGATGCAGCTCGGCGAGGTCATCTTCACCTTCGACCCCGACGAGGCGGGCCAGAAGGCGGCGAGTCGCGCTTTCGCCGACGAGCAGCGCTTCGCCGCGCAGACCTTCGTCGCCGTCGCCCCCGACGGGCTCGACCCGTGCGACCTGCGCCTCGAGCGCGGCGACGAAGCCGTGCGGCAACTCGTGAGCACCAGGCGCCCGATGTTCGAGTTCATGATCCGCCGCCAGCTCGACCAGTTCGACCTCGAGACGGTGGAGGGCCGCGTCGCCGCGGTGCGAGCCGCCGCCCCGGTCGTCGCGCGCATCCGCGACCGTGCCCTGAGCTCGGGTTACGTCCGGCAGGTGGCCGGCTGGATCGGCGTCGACACCGCCGACGTCCAGCGCGCGGTGACGGCCGCATCCCGCACCCCCAGCCCCTCGGATGCCCGTGGCCCCGGCACCCGCACCGCTCCCGATCGCGCGCCCTCCGGCCCGCAGGCCGCCGCCGCAACGCCTGACCTCTCCGGCGGTCCTGCGTCGCGCCCCGGGGAGTCCGCCGCGGGCGGCGTCCCCGCGGCGCCCGCCATCGGGCTCGCGCAGTTGCCCAATGATCCGGTGACGCGGCTGGAACGTGAGTTGCTCATGGCGCTGCTGCAGCATCCCGAGGACGTCCCGCGCGAGACCGCGCAGCGGGCGCTCGCGACGGCATTCAGTCAGCCGGCGCTCGCGACCGTGCGTGACGCGCTCATCGCGGCCTTCGAGCACTACGGAACCGCCCACTGGGCGCGCATGGTGTCGGAGGAGGCTCCCGGAGCCTTCGCGCCGCTCGTCACGCAGCTGGCGATCGCGCCCTTGCCGGTGCGCGACGACCACGTCGCCGAGTACTGCGCGGGCATCACGACGTCACTGATTGAGCGTGACCTGTTGCGCCGCAAGGCCGAGCTGCTGGGCGCGCTGCAGCGCACCGATCAGGCGGCGGATCCGACGCGGTACCGCGATCTTCAGACCCAGCTAATGACGATTGAGGCGGAGAGGCGGCGCGTTCGCGGAGACCTGTGA
- a CDS encoding deoxyguanosinetriphosphate triphosphohydrolase, which produces MLYEEHDTERRHSEQHSTDRAHFARDRARLLHSSALRRLSAKTQVLSPTAGVDFARNRLTHSLEVAQVGRELAGALGLAPDVVDTACLAHDLGHPPFGHNGEGALNLWARDIGGFEGNAQTLRLLTRLEPKVMGADGQSFGLNLTRASVDASCKYPWPLANAVDDPGGRRKFGVYADDREAFDWMREGAPAGIPSIEAQVMDLSDDIAYSVHDFEDAIVGGSIDPRILSSADDHEALVAGVLRWNGDELTESDVRAAFARLERLETWITRWSGSRADLAGLKNLTSRLIGRFAHDAVHATRHAYPQTSLVRYHAHVVVPVHTRAEIGVLKGIVGTLVMANDERQPLYARQRALLTDLADAVWAAGPQALAPVFQADFAEAVDDDARRRVVVDQVASLTDQSALAWHERWVEGHRAPA; this is translated from the coding sequence ATGTTGTACGAGGAACACGACACCGAACGTCGCCATTCCGAGCAGCATTCGACGGACCGGGCGCACTTCGCCCGCGACCGCGCTCGCCTGTTGCACTCGAGCGCTCTGCGCCGTCTGAGCGCGAAGACGCAGGTGCTGAGCCCGACGGCGGGTGTCGATTTCGCCCGCAACCGTCTCACCCACTCGTTGGAGGTCGCACAGGTGGGCCGTGAGCTCGCCGGAGCGCTCGGCCTCGCCCCCGATGTGGTCGACACCGCGTGCCTCGCCCACGACCTCGGCCATCCGCCGTTCGGTCACAACGGCGAGGGCGCGTTGAACCTCTGGGCGCGCGACATCGGCGGCTTCGAGGGCAATGCGCAGACCCTGCGCCTGCTGACGCGACTCGAGCCGAAGGTGATGGGCGCCGACGGCCAGAGTTTCGGCTTGAACCTCACCCGGGCGAGCGTCGATGCCAGCTGCAAGTACCCGTGGCCGCTTGCGAACGCGGTGGATGACCCGGGGGGTCGGCGCAAGTTCGGCGTGTACGCCGACGACCGCGAGGCATTCGATTGGATGCGCGAGGGCGCCCCCGCAGGCATCCCCAGCATCGAGGCGCAGGTCATGGACCTCTCCGACGACATCGCCTACTCGGTGCACGACTTCGAGGACGCGATCGTCGGAGGATCGATTGATCCGCGCATCCTGTCGAGCGCCGACGACCACGAGGCTCTTGTCGCCGGCGTTCTGCGCTGGAACGGCGACGAGCTCACCGAGAGCGACGTGCGCGCCGCCTTCGCGCGACTGGAGCGCCTCGAGACGTGGATCACCCGCTGGTCAGGCTCACGGGCCGACCTGGCGGGCCTGAAGAACCTGACGAGCCGCCTCATCGGTCGATTCGCGCACGACGCCGTGCACGCCACCCGGCACGCGTACCCGCAGACATCGCTCGTGCGGTACCACGCGCACGTGGTCGTGCCGGTGCACACGCGCGCCGAGATCGGCGTGCTGAAGGGCATCGTCGGCACCCTCGTGATGGCGAACGACGAGCGCCAACCGCTGTACGCCCGGCAGCGGGCGCTGCTGACCGATCTCGCCGACGCCGTCTGGGCGGCCGGGCCGCAGGCTCTCGCTCCGGTGTTTCAGGCTGACTTCGCCGAAGCTGTGGACGATGACGCCCGTCGTCGCGTCGTGGTCGACCAGGTTGCCTCCCTCACCGACCAGTCGGCGCTCGCTTGGCATGAGCGCTGGGTCGAGGGTCACCGAGCGCCCGCCTGA
- a CDS encoding ATP-binding cassette domain-containing protein: MSTAAVSARDLSLRFSGIEGAPSVDAVQGVSLDIAPGETLAILGEAGSGKSALAQAIAGLTDRTVDRGPKVVGGSLEVLGIDVRSLRRRDDNELALRVGYVPQDAGTALDPHLTAGENVAYPLYQRTPKLDRVEAGGIVAEAIDAMHLTLATIPKYPHELSRGQRQRVAIARALVLEPELLVTDEATSGVDATVRSTILDHLAEVQRNRGFAALVISSEIGEVRRLTDRLAVMHGGRFVGYGSVDEVLETGTHPYVRALAALGRRRAVAV; the protein is encoded by the coding sequence ATGTCCACAGCCGCGGTGTCCGCGCGCGACTTGAGCCTGCGCTTTTCCGGCATCGAGGGTGCCCCGTCGGTCGACGCCGTGCAGGGGGTGAGTCTCGACATCGCTCCGGGCGAGACGCTCGCGATTCTCGGCGAGGCGGGCAGCGGCAAGAGTGCCCTGGCGCAGGCGATTGCGGGCCTCACCGATCGCACGGTCGACCGTGGCCCGAAGGTGGTCGGTGGCTCGCTCGAGGTGCTCGGCATCGACGTGCGTAGCCTGCGTCGACGCGATGACAATGAACTCGCGCTGCGGGTCGGCTACGTGCCGCAGGATGCGGGGACTGCTCTCGACCCGCACCTCACCGCCGGCGAGAACGTCGCGTACCCGCTGTATCAGCGCACCCCGAAACTCGACCGCGTTGAAGCCGGGGGCATCGTCGCGGAGGCGATCGACGCCATGCACCTGACGCTCGCGACGATCCCCAAGTACCCGCACGAGCTCAGCCGGGGCCAGCGACAACGGGTCGCCATTGCGCGCGCCCTGGTGCTCGAGCCCGAGCTGCTCGTGACCGACGAGGCGACGAGCGGTGTCGACGCCACCGTGCGCTCGACGATCCTCGACCATCTCGCCGAGGTGCAGCGCAACCGCGGCTTCGCGGCTCTCGTCATTTCGAGTGAGATCGGCGAGGTGCGGCGCCTCACCGACCGTCTGGCCGTGATGCACGGGGGTCGGTTCGTCGGTTACGGCTCGGTCGACGAGGTACTCGAGACGGGAACACACCCCTACGTGCGAGCCCTTGCGGCGCTCGGCCGACGTCGGGCGGTCGCCGTCTAG